A single Kribbella aluminosa DNA region contains:
- a CDS encoding ABC transporter ATP-binding protein, translating into MTTTDTGSSSGPTPNAPKANEELLSVDGLVKHFPIRKGLLQRQVGAVQAVDGLSFGVKQGETLSLVGESGCGKTTTGRLLTRLETPTAGKIVFEGHDISHLSEGRMRPLRRDIQMIFQDPYGSLNPRHTVGKIVGAPYHLQNVKTEHGVKKAVQELLELVGLSPEHYNRYPHEFSGGQRQRIGIARTLALRPKLIVADEPVSALDVSIQAQVVNLLEDLQDEFDLTYVMIAHDLSVVRHVSDRVAVMYLGKIVELADRVSLYERPMHPYTVALLSAVPVPDTKRKGKQDRIRLQGDVPSPINPPPACRFHTRCWKAQEICKTQEPPLLELAPGHQTACHFPENLEPPAAKTVQDS; encoded by the coding sequence GTGACTACTACTGACACGGGATCAAGCTCAGGACCGACTCCGAACGCCCCGAAGGCGAACGAGGAGCTGCTCTCGGTCGACGGCCTCGTCAAGCACTTCCCGATCCGCAAGGGGCTGCTGCAGCGCCAGGTCGGCGCCGTGCAGGCGGTGGACGGCCTGTCCTTCGGCGTGAAGCAGGGCGAGACGCTGTCGCTGGTGGGGGAGTCGGGCTGCGGCAAGACCACGACCGGTCGGCTGCTCACCCGGCTGGAGACGCCGACCGCCGGGAAGATCGTGTTCGAGGGGCATGACATCAGCCACCTCAGCGAGGGGCGGATGCGCCCGCTGCGCCGCGACATCCAGATGATCTTCCAGGACCCGTACGGTTCGCTGAACCCGCGGCACACGGTCGGCAAGATCGTCGGCGCGCCGTACCACCTGCAGAACGTGAAGACCGAGCACGGCGTGAAGAAGGCCGTGCAGGAGCTGCTCGAACTCGTCGGCCTGAGCCCGGAGCACTACAACCGGTACCCGCACGAGTTCTCCGGCGGCCAGCGGCAGCGGATCGGCATCGCCCGTACGCTGGCCCTGCGCCCGAAGCTGATCGTCGCGGACGAGCCGGTGTCGGCGCTGGACGTGTCGATCCAGGCCCAGGTCGTGAACCTGCTCGAGGACCTGCAGGACGAGTTCGACCTGACGTACGTGATGATCGCCCACGACCTGTCCGTCGTACGGCACGTGTCCGACCGCGTCGCGGTCATGTACCTCGGCAAGATCGTCGAGCTGGCCGACCGGGTCAGCCTCTACGAACGCCCGATGCACCCGTACACGGTCGCCCTGCTGTCCGCCGTCCCGGTCCCCGACACCAAGCGCAAGGGCAAGCAGGATCGCATCCGCCTCCAGGGCGACGTCCCCAGCCCGATCAACCCACCCCCCGCCTGCCGCTTCCACACCCGCTGCTGGAAGGCCCAGGAAATCTGCAAAACCCAAGAACCACCCCTGCTCGAACTGGCCCCCGGTCACCAAACAGCGTGCCACTTCCCGGAGAACCTGGAACCCCCGGCCGCCAAGACCGTTCAGGACAGCTGA
- a CDS encoding ABC transporter ATP-binding protein, translating into MSEPIEVQDAPKQRVERGEAFLDVRDLKVHFPTDDGVVKSVDGVSFKLERGKTLGIVGESGSGKSVTSLSIMGLHKPGVAKISGQIFLDGQDLVSSSPEEVRLLRGKRMAMIFQDPLSAMHPFYTVGHQIIEAYRVHNQVSKQVARKHAIEMLDRVGIPQPDRRVDAYPHQFSGGMRQRAMIAMALSCDPDLLIADEPTTALDVTVQAQILDLIRDLQREFNSAVIIITHDLGVVAELADDIQVMYAGRAVEYSTAEDIFDRPQHPYTWGLLGSMPRIDRERSERLIPIKGTPPSLINVPKGCAFNPRCNYAHLNDGLSETERPELLDTGDGHMVACHLSPQNRREAWETDIKPKL; encoded by the coding sequence GTGAGTGAGCCCATCGAAGTACAAGACGCCCCGAAGCAGCGGGTCGAGCGCGGTGAGGCGTTCCTCGACGTGCGCGATCTCAAGGTGCACTTCCCGACCGACGACGGTGTGGTGAAGTCGGTCGACGGGGTGTCGTTCAAGCTCGAGCGCGGCAAGACGCTCGGCATCGTCGGCGAGTCCGGCTCCGGGAAGAGCGTCACCAGCCTGTCGATCATGGGCCTGCACAAACCGGGCGTCGCGAAGATCAGCGGCCAGATCTTCCTGGACGGCCAGGACCTGGTGTCGTCGTCGCCTGAGGAGGTCCGGCTGCTCCGCGGCAAGCGGATGGCGATGATCTTCCAGGACCCGCTGTCCGCGATGCACCCGTTCTACACGGTCGGGCACCAGATCATCGAGGCGTACCGGGTGCACAACCAGGTCAGCAAGCAGGTCGCCCGCAAGCACGCGATCGAGATGCTGGACCGGGTCGGCATCCCGCAGCCCGACCGGCGCGTCGACGCGTACCCGCACCAGTTCTCCGGCGGCATGCGGCAGCGCGCGATGATCGCGATGGCGCTGTCCTGCGACCCGGACCTGCTGATCGCGGACGAGCCGACGACCGCGCTGGACGTCACCGTGCAGGCGCAGATCCTGGACCTGATCCGGGACCTGCAGCGGGAGTTCAACTCCGCGGTCATCATCATCACCCACGACCTCGGGGTGGTCGCCGAGCTGGCCGACGACATCCAGGTGATGTACGCCGGGCGCGCGGTCGAGTACAGCACCGCGGAGGACATCTTCGACCGGCCGCAGCATCCGTACACCTGGGGTCTGCTCGGGTCGATGCCGCGGATCGACCGGGAGCGCAGCGAACGGCTGATCCCGATCAAGGGCACGCCGCCGAGCCTGATCAACGTGCCGAAGGGCTGCGCGTTCAACCCGCGCTGCAACTACGCGCACCTGAACGACGGCCTCAGCGAGACCGAGCGGCCGGAGCTGCTGGACACCGGCGACGGCCACATGGTGGCCTGCCACCTCTCCCCGCAGAACCGCCGCGAGGCGTGGGAGACCGACATCAAGCCGAAGCTCTGA
- a CDS encoding ABC transporter permease, giving the protein MLAYLIRRLIGAVILLFIVTAVTFSIFFLVPRLGGATPDDLASRYVGRSVGKEQIHETAVKLGFTDPLYVQYGRFVKGLVAGTEYNYGPGTEHCPAPCFGYSYLTQTPVWPDLVARIPVTASLAGGAAFIWLITGVGTGIISALRRGSVLDRSLMSVALAGVSLPIFFTGLLSLSIFSYGLGWTVQGGTNPLDETNPLWWAYDLILPWVTLAFLYAAAYARLTRAGMLETMNEDFVRTARAKGLKERDVVIKHGLRSALTPILTIFGLDLGLLMGGAILTETTFSLPGIGQYAVIALQANDLPKVLGVTLVAAFFIVFANLVVDLLYAVVDPRVRIS; this is encoded by the coding sequence GTGCTCGCATATCTGATCCGCCGGCTGATCGGGGCAGTGATCCTGCTCTTCATCGTCACGGCAGTCACGTTCTCGATCTTCTTCCTGGTCCCGCGGCTCGGCGGTGCCACGCCGGACGACCTGGCTTCGCGGTACGTCGGCCGGAGCGTCGGCAAGGAGCAGATCCACGAGACCGCGGTCAAGCTCGGCTTCACCGATCCGCTCTACGTCCAGTACGGCCGGTTCGTCAAAGGACTGGTCGCCGGCACGGAGTACAACTACGGCCCGGGCACCGAGCACTGCCCGGCACCGTGCTTCGGGTACTCGTACCTGACCCAGACCCCGGTGTGGCCCGACCTGGTCGCGCGAATACCGGTCACCGCCTCGCTGGCGGGTGGTGCGGCGTTCATCTGGCTGATCACCGGTGTCGGCACCGGCATCATCTCCGCACTGAGACGCGGGTCCGTGCTCGACCGATCACTCATGTCGGTGGCGCTGGCCGGTGTCTCGCTACCGATCTTCTTCACCGGCCTGCTGTCGCTGTCGATCTTCAGCTACGGTCTCGGCTGGACGGTCCAGGGTGGTACCAACCCACTCGACGAGACGAACCCGTTGTGGTGGGCGTACGACCTGATACTTCCGTGGGTGACGCTCGCGTTCCTGTACGCCGCGGCGTACGCGCGACTCACTCGGGCCGGCATGCTCGAGACGATGAACGAGGACTTCGTCCGGACCGCGCGGGCCAAGGGCCTGAAGGAGCGGGACGTGGTGATCAAGCACGGGCTGCGGTCCGCGCTGACGCCGATCCTGACCATCTTCGGCCTGGACCTGGGGCTGCTGATGGGTGGCGCGATCTTGACCGAGACCACGTTCTCGCTGCCGGGCATCGGCCAGTACGCCGTCATCGCGCTGCAGGCCAACGACCTGCCGAAGGTGCTCGGCGTGACGCTGGTGGCGGCGTTCTTCATCGTGTTCGCGAACCTGGTCGTGGATCTCCTGTACGCCGTTGTCGACCCGAGAGTGCGGATCTCGTGA
- a CDS encoding maleylpyruvate isomerase family mycothiol-dependent enzyme yields the protein MAETEPKAGYHRATDIWPLIHAERAALAVDLADLTGEQWVTPSLCTGLSVREVLAHLTAAASLNPVQWLAGVIRCRFDFDKQVAMRLAEQLGGTAAETLERFRRVVTSTTKPPLPIIAMLGESIVHGEDIRRPLGIRRDYPITTVTAVAEYYRGSDQVVLAKGRIRGLRLVATDGPFAVGSGALVSGTSLALTMAMTGRRTYCDELEGDGAATLRDRC from the coding sequence ATGGCCGAGACAGAACCGAAAGCAGGCTACCACCGCGCGACCGACATCTGGCCGCTGATCCACGCCGAGCGGGCCGCGCTGGCAGTCGACCTCGCGGATCTGACCGGCGAGCAGTGGGTGACGCCGTCGTTGTGCACCGGGTTGTCGGTGCGTGAGGTCCTTGCGCACCTCACCGCGGCGGCGAGCCTCAACCCCGTGCAGTGGCTTGCGGGCGTGATCCGGTGCCGGTTCGACTTCGACAAGCAGGTGGCGATGCGGCTGGCCGAGCAACTGGGCGGGACCGCGGCCGAGACGCTGGAGCGGTTCCGCCGCGTGGTCACGAGCACGACCAAGCCACCCCTCCCGATCATTGCGATGCTGGGCGAATCGATCGTGCATGGGGAGGACATCCGACGGCCGCTGGGCATTCGCCGCGACTACCCGATCACGACGGTCACGGCGGTGGCCGAGTACTACCGGGGCTCCGACCAGGTCGTCCTCGCCAAGGGACGGATCCGTGGCCTTCGACTCGTCGCAACCGACGGGCCGTTCGCCGTTGGTTCCGGCGCGCTCGTGTCCGGTACCAGCCTGGCGTTGACGATGGCGATGACCGGGCGCAGAACCTACTGCGACGAACTCGAAGGCGACGGTGCCGCGACCCTACGTGACCGCTGCTAA
- a CDS encoding sigma-70 family RNA polymerase sigma factor yields MSEFSFPAQDTAAMGAEDVDLGKARDGDNGAFTRLVTPLRRELHAHCYRMLGSTHDADDALQDALLRAWRGLARFEGRSSLRTWLYTVVTRTCLDVAETRGKRALPVDLGPSSDHAVLDGNAPLADVAWLGPYPDANLSGSQAGPDARYEQREAVELAFVAALQHLPGNQRAALLLFDVLGFSAAEIATTMNTSTTSVNSALARARKIVAEKVPSRTQQQTLRNVDDGRLRKIVAEYAAALENGDADALVALLTDDVTWSMPPLPHWYHGIEAVTDFAVQVPLTRCPSWRHVPTSANGQPAVAFYLGNDATGPHLAWSITVLTLRGEHISDLTSFIGPDHFTPFGLPAALH; encoded by the coding sequence GTGAGCGAATTTTCTTTCCCCGCACAGGACACGGCGGCGATGGGTGCCGAGGATGTCGACCTGGGCAAGGCGCGTGACGGGGACAACGGCGCGTTCACACGCCTCGTGACACCACTGCGCCGAGAGTTGCATGCCCACTGCTACCGCATGCTCGGCTCCACTCACGACGCCGACGACGCCCTGCAGGACGCCCTGCTGCGGGCATGGCGGGGGCTCGCCCGCTTCGAGGGCCGCAGTTCACTGCGCACGTGGCTCTACACCGTGGTGACTCGCACCTGTCTGGACGTCGCCGAAACCCGCGGCAAGCGTGCCCTGCCCGTCGACCTCGGCCCGTCCAGCGACCACGCCGTGCTCGACGGCAACGCCCCGCTGGCCGACGTCGCCTGGCTTGGGCCCTACCCCGACGCGAACCTCTCCGGCAGCCAAGCCGGCCCGGACGCGCGCTACGAGCAACGCGAGGCCGTCGAACTCGCCTTCGTCGCCGCGCTGCAACACCTGCCGGGCAACCAGCGCGCTGCCCTGCTGCTCTTCGATGTCCTCGGCTTCTCCGCCGCCGAGATCGCCACCACGATGAACACCTCGACCACGTCGGTGAACTCCGCTCTGGCACGAGCCCGCAAGATCGTCGCGGAAAAGGTGCCCTCCCGCACCCAGCAGCAGACGCTGCGGAACGTCGACGACGGCCGCCTGCGGAAGATCGTCGCCGAGTACGCCGCCGCACTGGAGAACGGCGACGCCGACGCCTTGGTCGCGCTGCTGACCGACGATGTCACCTGGTCGATGCCGCCGCTGCCACACTGGTACCACGGCATCGAGGCCGTCACAGACTTCGCCGTACAGGTCCCGCTGACCCGCTGCCCCAGTTGGCGGCACGTCCCGACCAGCGCGAACGGCCAACCGGCCGTGGCGTTCTACCTGGGAAACGACGCCACCGGCCCGCACCTCGCCTGGTCGATCACCGTGCTGACGCTGCGAGGCGAACACATTTCCGATCTCACCTCGTTCATCGGCCCCGACCACTTCACGCCCTTCGGACTGCCCGCCGCACTGCACTGA